A region from the Lolium perenne isolate Kyuss_39 chromosome 4, Kyuss_2.0, whole genome shotgun sequence genome encodes:
- the LOC127346736 gene encoding protein FAR1-RELATED SEQUENCE 5-like, whose protein sequence is MAGRSAAVGLDLNEPFMEDDSMLDDLDEQPCSSSKPTIRAEGSKNSEQSNTAANANTEQCKTGANSNPEHSKHVNPEQSNIGASADTEATTGHTLSSDDSAGDDDEEVQSTPCSQTEIQTPFPGMKFDTWEEAKMHYNKYAHKIGFSIKCSTSKNSTLDGQKDKQLFVCNKSGKNEDINQLEAPPVRQRNRTITKKTDCKARLRVKRKGQKWHVTYFIEEHNHKLVQKFSLKKYLRSHKGIPKEEKDFVRMLHKVNLSAGRIMRIMGEVYGGLANVPYDSKYVSNFMATIDEEHRHKDMSILLAHFAKMKKEDPDFYFNLHTDHADKVDRIFWVDGAAIAAYKNYSDCLSFDSTYMTNEYNMSFAPFIGINRYGQTIQLGCGFLKNENVESFVWLFEEFLEAMGGLQPDNFITDQDAAMRTAILQCFPDCTHRNCRWHIMQNAQAVLGNFLSKHEDLRQELNEVIDYSMSIEEFEMRWAEMIMKHNVSDNTHLSDLYHLRATFVPAYFKERFFPFLQTTARSEGFNAVLKRYISPHNSLHNFFEQYLKLQEKIDVAEDSVEFKDEDKIFRLWGDYPLEQQALDVYTHPIYLRFRA, encoded by the coding sequence ATGGCTGGAAGAAGTGCTGCTGTTGGACTAGATCTTAATGAACCATTCATGGAAGATGATTCAATGCTTGATGATTTGGATGAACAACCATGCAGCAGCAGTAAACCAACAATCAGAGCAGAAGGATCGAAAAATTCAGAGCAAAGCAATACCGCAGCAAATGCAAATACAGAGCAATGCAAAACAGGAGCCAATTCAAATCCAGAACATAGCAAGCATGTAAATCCAGAGCAGAGCAACATAGGTGCTTCTGCTGACACGGAAGCTACAACCGGTCACACACTGTCAAGTGATGATTCagcaggtgatgatgatgaagaagttcAGTCGACACCGTGCAGTCAAACTGAAATCCAAACACCTTTCCCAGGGATGAAATTTGATACATGGGAGGAGGCAAAGATGCACTACAACAAATACGCCCATAAGATTGGATTTTCCATCAAATGTAGTACATCGAAGAACTCGACTCTTGATGGCCAGAAGGACAAGCAATTGTTTGTTTGTAACAAGAGTGGGAAAAATGAGGACATTAATCAGCTAGAAGCTCCACCGGTTCGGCAGAGGAACCGTACCATCACTAAGAAAACTGATTGCAAGGCTAGGTTGAGAGTAAAGAGGAAAGGGCAGAAGTGGCATGTGACATACTTCATAGAAGAGCATAATCACAAATTGGTTCAGAAGTTCTCCCTGAAAAAGTACTTGAGGTCTCATAAAGGGATTCCCAAGGAAGAGAAGGATTTTGTTAGGATGTTGCACAAGGTAAACCTGTCAGCTGGTAGGATTATGAGGATAATGGGAGAAGTGTATGGCGGGCTAGCTAATGTACCGTATGACAGCAAATATGTGAGCAACTTCATGGCTACCATTGATGAAGAACATAGGCACAAGGACATGTCAATTTTGCTTGCTCATTTTGCGAAAATGAAGAAGGAAGATCCAGACTTCTACTTCAATCTACATACAGACCATGCTGACAAGGTTGACCGCATCTTCTGGGTTGATGGTGCTGCAATAGCGGCTTACAAAAACTACAGTGACTGCCTCTCATTTGACAGTACCTACATGACAAATGAGTACAACATGTCGTTTGCTCCTTTCATAGGTATCAACCGGTACGGCCAAACTATACAGCTAGGCTGTGGTTTTCTAAAGAATGAAAACGTGGAAAGTTTTGTTTGGTTGTTTGAGGAATTTCTTGAAGCTATGGGTGGACTACAACCAGATAATTTCATAACCGACCAAGATGCTGCTATGAGAACTGCAATTCTTCAATGTTTTCCAGATTGCACACACAGAAACTGTAGGTGGCACATCATGCAAAATGCACAGGCTGTGTTGGGTAATTTCTTGTCTAAACATGAGGACCTAAGGCAGGAACTGAATGAAGTAATAGACTACAGCATGTCAATTGAAGAGTTTGAAATGAGGTGGGCAGAGATGATTATGAAACACAATGTATCTGACAACACTCATCTGAGTGATCTATATCATCTTAGAGCCACATTTGTCCCAGCATATTTCAAGGAACGCTTCTTCCCTTTCCTACAAACTACTGCTAGGAGTGAGGGGTTCAATGCAGTGTTGAAAAGATATATTAGCCCACACAACAGCCTACACAATTTTTTCGAACAGTACTTGAAGTTGCAAGAGAAAATTGATGTTGCAGAGGATTCAGTTGAATTTAAGGATGAAGACAAGATTTTCAGGCTATGGGGTGATTATCCATTAGAACAACAAGCTTTGGATGTGTATACGCACCCCATCTACCTGCGTTTCCGAGCGTAA